In a single window of the Streptococcus ilei genome:
- a CDS encoding helix-turn-helix domain-containing protein yields the protein MKNLGQILKKIREAKGLSLYNVANDEISTSQLSRFENGYTDITLSKLLSVLKTLDVSLEEFMYLGRGFHKMSNFEVIDKINNYFYKNNSPALRKLLINCTEKEEEKLSKKLTIILIKLKLQEIEKDNIVTSEEIDFISDYLFSIDIWGEYELELFSSTMEIFCQSSIMILTKEMVRRTDFYKHLPTHRRLVTSMLFNAFSLSVERNNMVDASYYREQLVQLFFDETELYERLVFHLIDSCYNFKMTNELSNILEMRKCIGFMKTLESMNLVERWEKYIERVLNSN from the coding sequence ATGAAAAATTTAGGACAAATCTTAAAAAAAATTCGAGAAGCTAAGGGCCTCTCTCTTTACAATGTTGCTAATGATGAGATTTCTACCTCTCAGTTATCTCGATTTGAAAATGGATATACAGATATTACTCTTAGTAAATTACTTTCAGTTTTAAAGACACTGGACGTATCTTTAGAGGAGTTTATGTATTTAGGGCGTGGTTTTCATAAGATGAGTAATTTCGAGGTAATTGATAAGATAAATAATTATTTTTATAAGAACAACAGCCCAGCCTTGAGAAAACTCCTCATTAATTGTACAGAAAAGGAAGAGGAGAAACTAAGTAAGAAATTAACAATAATTTTGATTAAGTTAAAGCTCCAAGAAATTGAGAAAGATAATATTGTGACTTCTGAAGAAATTGATTTTATATCAGACTATTTATTTAGCATAGATATCTGGGGTGAATATGAATTAGAGCTATTTTCCTCCACAATGGAAATTTTTTGCCAATCAAGTATTATGATATTAACGAAGGAAATGGTGAGGAGAACTGATTTTTATAAACATTTACCGACCCATAGAAGATTAGTTACTAGCATGTTATTTAATGCTTTTAGCCTCAGCGTAGAAAGAAATAATATGGTTGATGCATCTTATTATAGAGAACAATTAGTCCAGTTATTTTTTGATGAAACAGAATTATATGAAAGATTAGTTTTTCACCTCATAGATAGTTGTTACAATTTTAAGATGACAAATGAATTGAGTAATATTTTAGAGATGAGAAAGTGTATTGGCTTTATGAAAACCTTGGAAAGCATGAATTTAGTAGAACGATGGGAAAAATATATTGAGAGAGTACTTAATAGTAACTAA
- a CDS encoding subtilosin A family bacteriocin encodes MIKNNKIDNPSVKIEKATVVNNKGCSVCAIGAVCLADGPIPDFEIAGVSAVFTAFG; translated from the coding sequence ATGATTAAGAACAATAAGATTGACAACCCGTCTGTAAAAATTGAAAAAGCAACTGTTGTAAATAACAAAGGATGTAGTGTTTGCGCGATTGGTGCTGTTTGTTTAGCTGACGGTCCAATTCCTGACTTTGAAATTGCAGGAGTATCTGCTGTATTTACTGCATTTGGATAA